One Acetobacterium sp. KB-1 DNA segment encodes these proteins:
- a CDS encoding ABC transporter permease — translation MEFFKNLGELLKTRSDFFIELLWQHILLSLIAIVIITVVGITTGILISKSKKAASIVIGMTNVLYTIPSIAMFGFFVSITGIGNTTAIIALVIYGLLPVIRNTYVGLIEVDDQILEAAVGMGSTPWQLLSKIQFPLALPVIIAGIRNMVVMTIALAGIASFIGAGGLGVAIWRGITTNFGEMTVAGSLLVALLAFVADGLLGIIEKRLLRRTK, via the coding sequence ATGGAATTTTTCAAAAATTTAGGCGAATTGCTCAAAACGCGAAGCGACTTTTTTATCGAACTGCTATGGCAGCACATCTTGTTGAGTTTAATTGCCATTGTAATTATTACGGTGGTAGGAATCACCACCGGCATTCTAATCTCCAAATCAAAAAAAGCTGCCAGCATCGTGATTGGTATGACTAATGTCTTGTATACCATTCCCTCGATTGCAATGTTTGGTTTTTTTGTGTCGATCACCGGCATTGGCAATACCACAGCGATTATTGCCCTGGTGATTTATGGACTGTTACCGGTGATTCGCAACACCTATGTGGGGCTCATCGAAGTGGATGATCAGATTTTGGAGGCGGCAGTGGGGATGGGTAGCACTCCCTGGCAACTGCTTTCGAAAATCCAGTTCCCCCTGGCTCTGCCAGTGATCATCGCTGGCATCCGCAACATGGTAGTGATGACTATTGCGCTGGCCGGGATTGCTTCGTTTATCGGAGCTGGCGGATTGGGAGTGGCGATCTGGCGGGGAATTACCACTAATTTTGGTGAAATGACGGTGGCTGGCAGTCTGTTGGTGGCCTTACTGGCCTTTGTTGCGGATGGATTATTGGGAATAATTGAAAAAAGATTATTAAGGAGGACAAAATGA
- a CDS encoding glutamate synthase-related protein produces the protein MVKKTLIRVSKDGPYVVTGLSEIKESTTRSVTVADPAVALCRCGASKTKPFCDGTHGKIAFSGEKSPDRVPRQLDTYVGQEITIYDDRGICSHAGFCTDGLPKVFRMGVEPWIDPDAEVKELIIETIKKCPSGALSYSIDGVRVDTFTDVEALQLDEDGPYHVRGGISLDLGDTPESEQPESKEHCSLCRCGHSQNKPFCSGQHWYEKFVDPGMVGELKNQDQEGERFNNKYATIKKMAETGISENSAMRTLKTFPDFNTLLFKGTQLHRMPLNEEVTVSLTTVIGKHAKKPLTLALPFYVSHMSYGAISKEAKVALAKGSTLVDTAMCSGEGGMLPESRQAARHYIYEQGTAAFTYDEAIMKQADAVEIKIGQGVKPGLGGHLPQEKITSEIAGIRKLEKGEAAVAPARLAGIDEIRDLVKRVARIREITDGVPIGIKIATSHLEEDLAMALMAEPDFITIDCRGGATGSTPKFIKDNVGIPAIFAIRRARRFLDKLNSEVTLCATGGFRDSSDIAKGLALGADVIALATASLIAIGCLQSRICHTGKCPAGIATQDKVLRSLFNEEKALLQFKNFYTGTANELKAFARTNGRDDIHRLAVSDLMTISNEVALHTDIEHV, from the coding sequence ATGGTTAAAAAAACGCTGATTCGGGTATCAAAAGACGGGCCCTACGTGGTGACTGGTTTGTCGGAGATCAAGGAATCCACCACCAGAAGTGTGACGGTGGCGGATCCGGCGGTGGCTTTGTGTCGTTGTGGCGCGTCAAAAACAAAACCATTTTGTGATGGAACCCATGGAAAAATTGCTTTTTCAGGCGAAAAAAGCCCGGACCGGGTACCACGTCAATTGGATACCTATGTGGGTCAGGAAATTACCATTTATGATGACCGGGGGATTTGTTCTCATGCTGGTTTCTGTACCGATGGGTTGCCCAAAGTTTTTCGGATGGGCGTGGAACCCTGGATTGATCCCGATGCCGAAGTTAAAGAATTAATTATTGAAACGATCAAAAAATGTCCTTCCGGAGCCTTGAGCTATTCCATTGACGGAGTCCGGGTGGATACTTTTACTGATGTGGAAGCGCTTCAGCTAGATGAAGATGGACCCTACCATGTACGCGGCGGGATTTCTTTGGATCTGGGCGATACGCCGGAGTCAGAACAGCCCGAATCTAAAGAGCATTGTAGTTTATGCCGATGCGGTCATTCCCAAAATAAACCCTTCTGCAGTGGTCAGCATTGGTACGAAAAATTTGTTGATCCGGGAATGGTCGGGGAACTAAAAAATCAGGATCAAGAGGGCGAGCGGTTCAATAACAAATATGCGACGATTAAAAAGATGGCCGAAACGGGCATAAGTGAGAACTCCGCGATGCGAACGCTTAAGACCTTTCCGGATTTTAACACCCTGCTTTTTAAGGGCACCCAATTACATCGGATGCCCTTAAATGAAGAGGTGACGGTCAGTCTGACAACGGTTATCGGGAAGCATGCCAAAAAACCATTGACGCTGGCCCTGCCATTTTATGTCTCCCATATGTCCTATGGTGCTATATCTAAGGAAGCCAAGGTTGCTTTGGCAAAAGGCAGTACCCTGGTGGATACCGCCATGTGTTCGGGTGAAGGAGGCATGCTCCCGGAATCCCGCCAGGCCGCCAGACACTATATTTATGAACAGGGTACCGCCGCGTTTACCTATGATGAAGCGATTATGAAACAGGCGGATGCGGTAGAAATAAAAATCGGCCAGGGGGTTAAACCCGGGCTGGGCGGCCATTTACCCCAGGAAAAAATCACATCGGAAATTGCCGGGATTAGAAAACTTGAAAAAGGCGAAGCTGCGGTGGCGCCCGCACGGTTGGCCGGGATAGATGAGATTCGGGATCTGGTTAAGCGGGTCGCCCGGATCCGGGAAATAACCGATGGTGTTCCGATTGGTATTAAAATTGCCACCAGTCATCTGGAAGAAGATCTGGCTATGGCTTTGATGGCCGAACCGGATTTTATCACCATTGATTGCCGCGGTGGTGCCACCGGTTCAACCCCGAAATTTATCAAAGATAATGTCGGTATTCCAGCTATTTTTGCCATTCGCCGGGCTCGCCGCTTTTTAGATAAGTTAAACAGTGAGGTGACCCTTTGTGCTACCGGTGGGTTTCGGGATAGTTCGGACATTGCCAAGGGGCTGGCCCTGGGGGCAGATGTCATTGCTCTGGCGACGGCCTCGCTGATTGCCATCGGCTGTTTGCAGTCCCGGATTTGTCATACCGGCAAATGTCCGGCCGGGATCGCCACCCAGGATAAAGTATTACGGAGCCTCTTTAACGAAGAAAAAGCCTTGCTCCAATTTAAAAATTTTTACACCGGCACCGCCAACGAACTAAAGGCGTTTGCCCGGACCAATGGCCGGGATGATATTCACCGGCTGGCTGTTAGTGATTTAATGACCATCAGCAACGAGGTCGCGCTTCACACTGACATTGAGCATGTCTAG
- the pdxA gene encoding 4-hydroxythreonine-4-phosphate dehydrogenase PdxA: MTKPILAIPMGDAAGIGPEITVKAMADDRVSNMARLVIVGDKKVLKEALAFSDVTLLINCINDPQDGNFSPGVLNLIDLDNIYLNKLKMGAVQAMTGKAAYEYIEVATRLCLDKKTDVLTTTAINKESLKAAKVPYIGHTEMVGALTQTKNPLTMFQVHNLRVFFLSRHVSLQQACKLVTRENIEAFIDQSVAALKTLGVKNPRIAVAGLNPHSGEHGLFGREEVEGVMPAVVEARNRGINVDGPIGADSVFYLALNGKYDAVLSLYHDQGHIATKMVDFEKTISITLGMPFLRTSVDHGTALDIAGKGIASPVSLIEAIRLGVEYAPLFNQRW; encoded by the coding sequence ATGACTAAACCAATACTGGCAATTCCGATGGGAGATGCCGCCGGCATCGGACCAGAAATTACAGTCAAAGCAATGGCAGATGACCGGGTTAGCAACATGGCCCGCCTGGTGATCGTGGGGGATAAGAAGGTGCTAAAAGAAGCCCTGGCGTTTTCTGATGTGACACTTTTAATCAATTGTATTAACGATCCCCAGGATGGAAATTTTTCACCCGGGGTCCTTAACCTTATTGATTTGGATAATATTTACTTAAATAAGCTAAAAATGGGAGCCGTGCAGGCGATGACGGGAAAGGCCGCCTATGAATACATCGAGGTCGCGACCCGTCTTTGTCTGGATAAAAAAACGGACGTGCTGACAACTACCGCCATTAACAAGGAATCGCTAAAGGCGGCAAAGGTCCCTTATATCGGCCATACCGAAATGGTGGGTGCATTAACTCAAACTAAAAATCCGCTGACGATGTTTCAGGTGCATAACCTTAGGGTATTTTTTCTCAGCCGTCATGTTTCGTTACAGCAGGCTTGTAAACTGGTAACTAGGGAAAATATTGAGGCCTTTATTGATCAGAGTGTGGCAGCGCTAAAAACTTTGGGAGTGAAAAATCCCCGGATAGCTGTTGCGGGTCTTAACCCTCACAGTGGCGAGCACGGGCTATTCGGCCGGGAAGAGGTGGAAGGGGTGATGCCAGCGGTAGTAGAGGCCCGAAATAGAGGCATCAATGTTGATGGACCGATTGGAGCTGACAGTGTCTTTTACTTGGCTTTAAATGGCAAATACGATGCGGTCTTATCACTTTATCACGATCAGGGTCATATCGCTACCAAAATGGTCGATTTCGAAAAGACGATTTCCATTACACTTGGCATGCCATTCCTAAGAACCTCGGTGGATCATGGGACGGCGCTGGATATTGCCGGGAAGGGAATCGCCAGTCCGGTGAGTCTGATTGAAGCGATTCGTTTAGGTGTGGAATACGCGCCTTTATTTAATCAGAGGTGGTGA
- a CDS encoding EAL domain-containing protein, with product MKRIKKLKNFIQVNNMLSIAIPLILVVLLIAPLILNVAVKDIQEKNTLIATTIAHRMADFLNESFLILTQLSELLDGGALKDEEDIRVYLNTVTESANIIEGFELLDANGFVTTVVPENNNIQGANRASQDFFSETKASQQPTLSKTFISQQTGQPTITIAIPHRDGVLVAYLNLKEISLLSLNLSQTFGDQVTVAVTDGNGVFISNKDMAKVYQREIEGHFDTIHQEPERQIITAIYDGQRTVVSHADVTNGDWHVFVYQAYDSILIAFRPLLWIVLLFVCLLIVFSRFVSNYVFKDISHSFYELNKQTRETAAGDYHRIDEDNRFDEFNTLTENFNEMVISIKERDEALKTLAYYDPQTQLPNAVYLTEQLNQLIMTNRKKIAVICYDIENFKRINDTYGPSFGDQLLKIMGERILNMKLTNGFMARITGSNFIRVIKELEDPSDVLIEIEELRQAFNQGISVNENNVYVHFHVGITLYPDDAQTVEELLQYAHAAADMAKQRGKSQYAFFESSMKMNLIRSMTLENSLRSAIKNEEFYLHYQPQIDVRTGLIRGFEALIRWEHPQLGKISPLEFIHIAESTGLIVPIGAWVMETACKKMVDLNRVTGSNMIISVNISPVQISNEQFPAMVEETLKRSGLSPNLLELEITENLFINSFEVAIKIFDRLKAIGIKMSLDDFGTGYSSLAYLKNLPIDTLKIDQAFTRDLLIHKSNEHLMESIILMAHTLEMDVIVEGVEELEQFDRLKTYQCDHVQGYYFSRPMDTNQLEDYFIKMK from the coding sequence ATGAAAAGGATAAAAAAGCTGAAAAATTTCATCCAGGTTAATAACATGCTTTCCATTGCCATACCCCTGATTCTAGTGGTGTTGTTAATAGCGCCATTGATTCTTAATGTTGCGGTCAAAGATATTCAAGAAAAAAACACCCTCATCGCTACCACCATTGCGCATCGCATGGCAGATTTTCTTAATGAGTCCTTTCTGATACTAACACAGTTGAGTGAGTTACTTGATGGCGGCGCTCTTAAGGATGAGGAGGACATCCGGGTCTATTTAAACACCGTGACCGAGAGTGCTAATATCATCGAAGGATTTGAACTGCTTGATGCAAACGGGTTTGTAACTACGGTTGTTCCGGAAAACAACAATATCCAGGGCGCGAACCGAGCCAGTCAGGATTTTTTTTCTGAAACAAAAGCCAGCCAGCAGCCGACGCTATCAAAAACTTTTATCTCTCAACAAACAGGACAGCCGACGATCACAATTGCCATCCCTCATCGCGATGGAGTCCTGGTGGCCTATTTGAATCTAAAGGAGATCAGTTTGCTTTCGCTTAATCTTAGTCAGACCTTTGGTGATCAGGTGACTGTGGCGGTTACCGATGGCAATGGTGTTTTTATCTCAAATAAAGATATGGCTAAGGTTTATCAACGCGAAATTGAAGGTCACTTTGATACCATTCATCAGGAACCAGAGCGTCAAATCATTACAGCCATTTACGACGGCCAAAGAACTGTGGTTAGTCATGCTGATGTAACAAATGGCGATTGGCATGTTTTTGTTTACCAAGCCTATGATTCGATTCTGATTGCATTTAGACCGCTCTTATGGATTGTACTTTTATTTGTTTGTTTATTGATCGTGTTTTCAAGGTTTGTTTCCAACTATGTTTTTAAAGACATTAGCCACTCTTTTTATGAACTCAATAAGCAAACCAGAGAAACTGCCGCAGGGGATTATCACCGGATTGATGAAGATAATCGTTTTGATGAATTTAACACCCTGACTGAGAATTTTAATGAAATGGTGATATCGATCAAAGAGCGGGATGAAGCGTTAAAAACTCTGGCTTATTATGACCCTCAAACGCAACTGCCCAATGCTGTTTATCTGACGGAACAATTAAATCAGCTTATTATGACGAATAGAAAAAAAATTGCGGTAATCTGTTATGATATTGAAAACTTTAAACGAATCAATGATACCTATGGACCGTCGTTTGGAGATCAACTCCTCAAAATAATGGGCGAACGGATTCTGAATATGAAGTTGACAAATGGATTTATGGCTAGAATCACGGGCTCCAATTTTATCCGGGTAATAAAGGAGTTAGAAGATCCGAGTGATGTGCTAATTGAAATTGAAGAACTGCGACAGGCATTTAATCAAGGCATCAGCGTAAACGAAAATAATGTTTATGTGCATTTTCATGTCGGAATTACACTCTATCCTGATGATGCGCAAACAGTGGAAGAGCTTCTTCAATATGCTCATGCTGCGGCCGATATGGCTAAGCAACGGGGTAAATCCCAATATGCTTTTTTTGAAAGCAGCATGAAAATGAATTTGATTAGAAGTATGACCTTAGAAAACTCGTTGCGTTCGGCGATTAAGAATGAAGAGTTCTACCTTCATTATCAACCTCAAATTGATGTAAGAACAGGATTAATTCGGGGATTTGAAGCTCTAATCCGTTGGGAACATCCGCAATTGGGGAAAATATCGCCGCTTGAATTTATCCATATAGCTGAATCAACGGGACTGATCGTTCCGATTGGAGCATGGGTGATGGAAACGGCCTGCAAGAAAATGGTGGATTTAAACAGAGTGACGGGATCAAATATGATTATCTCTGTTAACATTTCTCCGGTTCAAATCAGTAATGAGCAATTTCCGGCGATGGTCGAAGAGACATTAAAGCGCAGCGGTTTGTCCCCGAATCTTTTGGAACTGGAGATTACTGAAAATTTGTTTATCAATTCGTTTGAAGTGGCGATTAAGATATTTGATCGACTCAAGGCAATTGGTATTAAGATGTCGTTAGACGATTTTGGAACGGGCTACTCGTCGCTGGCCTATTTGAAGAACCTGCCGATTGATACGTTAAAAATCGACCAGGCCTTTACTCGCGATTTACTGATACACAAATCGAATGAGCATCTGATGGAGTCAATTATTTTAATGGCCCACACCCTTGAAATGGATGTAATTGTCGAGGGCGTTGAGGAATTAGAGCAGTTTGATCGCTTAAAAACCTATCAGTGTGACCACGTCCAGGGTTATTATTTCAGCCGTCCAATGGATACTAATCAACTGGAGGATTATTTTATAAAGATGAAATAG
- a CDS encoding ABC transporter substrate-binding protein, whose amino-acid sequence MIAADLVKNGGRIIYEESFQSGSSPEYLEISKRVLNSNPDTILILGSSFDSAMFSQQFYKAGKQVPIYLSLWAMNNDLILQGGNSVEGVYIPSLLDTDSQNPAYLNFRESYLKKYGAEPTFAAIYAYEAAMILFDAMETEKSLEPETIKAAIIKKETHQGLQDKIIIDQYGDASRTLYHYIIQDGQFKKVD is encoded by the coding sequence TTGATTGCCGCAGATTTGGTAAAAAATGGTGGTCGCATTATTTATGAAGAATCCTTTCAATCCGGATCGAGCCCGGAATATCTGGAAATATCCAAACGGGTTTTAAATTCGAACCCCGACACCATTTTAATTTTGGGCTCAAGTTTTGATTCTGCCATGTTTAGTCAACAGTTTTACAAAGCTGGGAAACAGGTGCCCATTTATTTATCCCTTTGGGCCATGAATAATGATCTGATTTTACAAGGCGGTAATTCGGTCGAAGGGGTTTACATTCCCAGTTTACTCGATACGGACTCGCAAAACCCGGCGTACCTTAATTTTAGGGAATCCTATCTTAAAAAATACGGTGCCGAGCCAACTTTTGCCGCCATCTATGCTTACGAAGCTGCGATGATTTTATTTGACGCGATGGAGACGGAAAAGAGTCTGGAACCGGAAACCATCAAGGCGGCCATTATAAAAAAAGAAACCCACCAGGGGCTTCAGGATAAGATCATTATTGATCAATACGGAGATGCCAGCCGAACGCTGTACCACTATATCATTCAGGATGGTCAATTTAAAAAGGTGGATTAG
- a CDS encoding ABC transporter substrate-binding protein, with translation MMKNNKKHSWLIVFFIGALIFSSCSHQQPLIIGFSAGLTGSASEMGVNGRNALMMAVEEINAGGGVNGRLVEVRIKDDQNNQETALAVDQELYDEGVSFIIGHMTSNMAKLSLPFVNENNLLMISPTMSSYELVDQDDHFISVVSSNDVEAKFLVENILENGGKQIAVIYESQNKAYTGTIKDKIKLTQEPSRTK, from the coding sequence ATGATGAAAAACAATAAAAAACACTCATGGCTAATCGTTTTTTTTATAGGGGCTCTGATTTTTTCGTCCTGCTCACATCAACAACCTCTGATCATTGGTTTTTCGGCAGGGCTTACGGGGAGTGCCTCGGAAATGGGAGTAAACGGGCGCAACGCTTTAATGATGGCGGTAGAAGAAATTAATGCTGGCGGTGGGGTTAACGGCCGACTGGTAGAAGTTCGGATTAAAGATGATCAGAACAATCAAGAAACCGCCCTTGCCGTTGATCAGGAACTTTATGATGAGGGCGTTTCATTTATCATCGGTCATATGACCAGTAATATGGCTAAATTGAGTCTGCCCTTTGTCAACGAGAATAATTTATTAATGATTAGTCCGACGATGAGTTCTTATGAGCTGGTAGATCAGGACGATCACTTTATCAGCGTCGTCTCTTCCAATGATGTTGAAGCAAAATTTTTAGTTGAAAACATCCTTGAAAATGGTGGAAAGCAGATTGCCGTTATCTATGAATCTCAAAATAAAGCTTACACAGGAACCATCAAGGACAAAATAAAGCTTACACAGGAACCATCAAGGACAAAATAA
- a CDS encoding methyl-accepting chemotaxis protein — protein MNKKKGLLAKMLLSIGLPVAIIFAVVSGISLYIVNQAITRVTVDELSSRSQAVSNEIDSYFTSYLVTANQLSTNPEIRNFFEQVTPGIGITSTTNFPEVKQALDNVVATDPENIQVAWIADVDSSQFTQSDGASSDGTYDINTRPWFQELVAKKEVFISEPYLDVVTNQIIVSVVAPVFKLGTQDLVGATCVDVSIDRIKEIIAENKIGETGFFVVSTNSGMVFDHPNPDFNNGPLSDTDLSQNIIAALTSKTAGPISYSSAGTESQGYVTEIGDTGWVLATGLPQTEFNKSFATIQTTMLVIFALGLLVTVGLIIISTRSFIRPITKLGEAADRLALGSVDIDYTMADNARSDEIGELTKSFVNMAENIRDQAEVAQNIALGDLNIDILPKSENDVLGNSMVSIKSAIGDLVADTIMLSDSAIRGDFTKRAEAAKHAGEYGKVISGVNQTLDTVVDNMFWYEAIIDGIPFPVHVTDMDMKWTFMNRAFEDLMIKNGVIKDRSSACGMDCYNAGASICQTEGCGIRRLVDQGLADSYFEWVGRNNKQDTAYLKNKKGENIGFVEIVTDLTPIIRVSDYTNAEVTRLGDNLMRLAQGNLDFDMSISEADEYTVDVSVQFNEISNSLTAVKTSIGDMIGGAAMITNAVIDGNLQTRADASKFSGAWEELVGGMNAILDEINKPLSEVLVVMDAILNGNLQARITGDYKGDVDVLKQTVNTTATRLNSVVSEITEKIEQLSQGNLDIDHARAFRGDFITISNAINVIIDSLNDVMGEINVAAEQVASGSDQVSAGSQSLAQGSTEQASSVQELTASIAEIADQTKNNAVDANKAKELADTVKGHAANGNAQMANMQTSMVSINQSSNDISKIIKVIDDIAFQTNILALNAAVEAARAGQHGKGFAVVAEEVRSLAARSAEAAKETTVLIEGSIDNVQEGTKIADDTAAALDDIVAGIEKVTTLIGNIADASNEQASGIAQIDTGVEQVAHVIQQNSATAEESAAASEELSGQAELLKQLVDTFKLRNKSNTTTVVAAPPAETIEKTAPEPSIDLGDMDMDKY, from the coding sequence ATGAATAAGAAAAAAGGGTTACTTGCCAAGATGTTGTTATCAATTGGACTACCAGTTGCTATTATTTTTGCTGTTGTTTCAGGCATATCGCTCTATATTGTGAACCAGGCCATCACCAGAGTTACCGTTGATGAATTATCATCCCGCTCTCAGGCGGTTTCAAACGAGATAGACAGTTACTTTACAAGCTATCTGGTAACAGCCAACCAACTATCCACCAATCCTGAGATTCGCAACTTTTTTGAACAGGTTACACCGGGAATTGGCATCACCTCAACGACTAATTTTCCTGAGGTCAAACAGGCCCTGGATAATGTGGTTGCTACCGATCCGGAAAACATCCAGGTAGCCTGGATTGCCGATGTGGATTCCAGTCAATTTACCCAATCCGACGGTGCTTCATCTGACGGAACCTACGACATTAATACACGCCCCTGGTTTCAGGAATTAGTGGCCAAAAAAGAAGTTTTTATATCGGAACCCTATTTAGATGTTGTCACCAATCAGATTATTGTGAGTGTCGTTGCCCCAGTTTTTAAGCTGGGCACCCAGGACCTTGTCGGGGCAACCTGTGTCGATGTATCAATAGATCGCATCAAAGAAATCATTGCTGAGAATAAGATCGGCGAAACTGGATTCTTTGTCGTTTCAACCAACAGCGGTATGGTCTTTGATCATCCCAACCCGGATTTTAACAACGGCCCTCTAAGCGATACTGATCTTTCCCAAAACATCATCGCCGCACTGACTAGTAAAACCGCTGGCCCGATTTCTTATTCATCTGCCGGCACTGAAAGCCAGGGCTATGTTACCGAGATCGGTGATACCGGTTGGGTTCTGGCCACCGGACTGCCCCAGACAGAGTTCAACAAATCCTTTGCCACCATTCAGACCACAATGCTGGTTATTTTCGCTTTAGGCCTTTTGGTCACCGTCGGACTCATCATCATTTCCACCCGTAGCTTTATCCGGCCGATTACCAAGCTGGGCGAAGCTGCTGACCGTCTGGCGCTGGGCTCCGTTGATATTGACTACACCATGGCTGACAATGCCAGATCTGATGAAATCGGTGAACTGACAAAATCTTTTGTCAATATGGCCGAAAATATTCGGGACCAGGCCGAAGTCGCCCAGAATATCGCCTTGGGTGATTTAAACATTGATATTTTACCCAAGTCAGAAAATGATGTCCTGGGCAATAGTATGGTTTCAATTAAGAGCGCCATTGGCGATTTAGTCGCAGACACCATCATGCTTTCTGATTCAGCCATACGGGGCGATTTCACCAAACGGGCTGAGGCCGCTAAACATGCCGGAGAGTATGGCAAGGTTATTTCTGGTGTCAATCAGACTTTAGACACCGTAGTCGACAACATGTTCTGGTATGAAGCCATTATTGACGGCATCCCCTTCCCGGTTCACGTGACCGACATGGACATGAAATGGACCTTTATGAATCGCGCTTTTGAAGATCTGATGATCAAAAACGGCGTCATTAAAGATCGGAGTTCTGCTTGCGGCATGGATTGCTACAATGCCGGCGCCAGCATTTGTCAGACTGAAGGCTGTGGCATCCGTCGACTGGTGGATCAGGGCCTGGCAGACTCATATTTTGAATGGGTTGGACGAAACAATAAGCAAGATACCGCTTATCTCAAAAATAAAAAGGGCGAAAACATTGGTTTTGTCGAAATTGTTACCGATTTAACCCCAATTATCCGAGTCAGTGATTATACCAATGCTGAAGTGACCCGCTTGGGTGATAACCTGATGCGACTGGCCCAGGGAAATCTTGACTTTGATATGAGCATCAGCGAAGCAGATGAATATACCGTTGACGTCAGCGTCCAGTTCAACGAAATTAGTAACAGTTTGACCGCGGTAAAAACCTCGATTGGTGATATGATTGGTGGTGCTGCCATGATCACCAATGCCGTGATTGATGGTAATCTCCAGACCCGGGCCGATGCCAGCAAATTTAGTGGTGCCTGGGAAGAACTCGTCGGTGGTATGAATGCCATTCTCGATGAAATCAACAAGCCTCTGAGTGAGGTTCTGGTCGTAATGGATGCCATCTTAAACGGAAATCTTCAGGCCCGTATTACTGGCGACTATAAGGGTGATGTCGATGTACTAAAACAAACAGTCAACACTACCGCCACCCGTTTGAATTCGGTCGTCAGCGAAATTACTGAAAAAATCGAGCAATTATCTCAGGGCAACCTGGATATTGACCATGCCCGTGCCTTCCGGGGTGATTTTATCACCATCTCCAATGCCATTAATGTGATTATCGATTCCTTAAACGATGTGATGGGCGAAATTAATGTGGCTGCCGAACAGGTTGCCTCCGGCTCAGATCAGGTATCTGCTGGAAGTCAGTCGCTGGCCCAGGGTTCCACCGAGCAAGCCAGCTCGGTTCAGGAATTAACCGCCTCCATTGCAGAAATTGCTGATCAGACCAAAAACAATGCCGTGGATGCTAATAAAGCGAAAGAATTAGCTGATACGGTTAAAGGACATGCTGCCAATGGCAATGCTCAAATGGCAAACATGCAAACTTCCATGGTCTCCATTAACCAGTCATCCAATGATATTTCCAAAATTATTAAGGTGATTGACGACATTGCCTTCCAGACAAATATTCTGGCCCTCAATGCCGCAGTGGAAGCAGCCCGAGCCGGTCAACATGGTAAGGGATTTGCTGTTGTTGCTGAGGAAGTGCGTAGCCTGGCGGCCCGAAGTGCCGAAGCTGCTAAAGAGACGACTGTTTTAATTGAAGGCTCCATCGACAATGTTCAGGAAGGGACAAAAATAGCGGATGATACAGCCGCCGCTCTGGATGACATTGTCGCCGGCATCGAAAAGGTTACAACGCTGATTGGAAATATCGCCGATGCCTCCAACGAACAGGCATCTGGTATTGCTCAAATTGATACCGGCGTGGAACAGGTAGCTCATGTGATTCAACAAAATTCTGCCACGGCAGAAGAAAGCGCCGCCGCCAGCGAAGAGCTTTCCGGACAAGCCGAACTGCTTAAACAACTGGTTGATACTTTTAAACTCAGAAACAAATCAAATACTACTACAGTAGTTGCCGCCCCCCCAGCTGAAACGATAGAAAAAACGGCGCCAGAACCAAGTATTGATCTGGGTGATATGGACATGGATAAATACTAA